In Spirosoma aureum, a single genomic region encodes these proteins:
- a CDS encoding DUF5989 family protein has protein sequence MDFVKDMFLFLKERQKWWLAPMIIILLLLGIILVVGGGSAIAPFIYTLF, from the coding sequence ATGGACTTTGTTAAAGACATGTTCCTCTTTCTGAAGGAACGCCAGAAGTGGTGGTTAGCACCCATGATTATCATTCTGCTGCTGTTAGGAATTATTCTGGTTGTAGGGGGCGGATCTGCAATTGCACCATTCATTTACACCCTATTTTGA
- a CDS encoding SxtJ family membrane protein, producing MQKRISDLDMYKANLAISTGFLALYFFFGHKAWLLYISLSVGALTLLIPALARWISFGWFKLAEGLGYVNSRILLSIVFFIFLLPIALLYRLANRNPLSLRNGRQTGSLFVERNHTYAPKDMDNIW from the coding sequence ATGCAAAAACGCATTTCGGATCTCGACATGTACAAGGCCAATCTGGCCATTTCAACCGGTTTTTTAGCACTCTATTTCTTTTTCGGACATAAGGCATGGCTTTTATACATCTCGTTAAGCGTAGGTGCACTAACCCTGCTCATACCCGCATTGGCTCGCTGGATCAGCTTCGGCTGGTTTAAGCTAGCCGAAGGTTTAGGATATGTTAATTCACGGATTCTATTGAGTATTGTTTTTTTTATCTTCCTGCTACCCATAGCTCTTCTCTATCGGTTAGCCAATCGAAATCCTTTGTCCTTGCGCAATGGTCGCCAAACGGGTTCTCTTTTTGTTGAGCGAAACCACACGTATGCACCAAAGGATATGGACAACATCTGGTAG